A genome region from Cannabis sativa cultivar Pink pepper isolate KNU-18-1 unplaced genomic scaffold, ASM2916894v1 Contig7, whole genome shotgun sequence includes the following:
- the LOC133033386 gene encoding actin-related protein 2/3 complex subunit 5A-like: MFLSLPTRLFGARENPKRGRKRKRGSEKMAGSEAGADNTDAIITRIEHKSRKIESLLKQSKPVEALKTALEGSPPKTPDERCKSANWIVVHRALMAIKDVDAMFSSLDPEYYDILMKYLYRGLSTGDRPTCDQCLRIHEKLTERAGLGCILRSLSDTVNTV; this comes from the exons ATGTTCCTCTCCCTCCCAACTCGATTGTTTGGCGCACGAGAAAATCCAAAGAGAGGAAGGAAACGGAAGAGAGGAAGTGAGAAAATGGCAGGATCAGAAGCTGGAGCAGACAATACAGATGCCATAATAACTAGAATCGAGCATAAATCCAGAAAGATCGAAAGCCTACTGAAACA GTCTAAGCCAGTCGAAGCTCTGAAAACTGCACTTGAAGGATCACCTCCCAAGACTCCAGATGAGCGCTGCAAG TCTGCGAACTGGATTGTGGTTCATAGAGCTCTTATGGCGATTAAAGATGTGGATGCTATGTTCTCTTCTCTGGATCCCGAATACTACGATATTCTAATGAA GTACCTGTATAGAGGCTTGTCAACCGGAGATCGCCCAACATGTGATCAGTGCCTTAGGATTCATGAAAAGTTGACAGAGAGAGCTGGTTTGGGATGCATACTCCGTTCTCTTTCAGACACTGTAAATACAGTTTAA